CTGCGCAGCTCATCGACCATCTGAAGAAGCCGGACATGGCAAAGGAAGCCGAACGTCTGCTCGCCGATAGCGGCTGGCTTCCCGAACCGCTGCGCCTTTCCACGCCCGATGACGTCAACGCTGGCGATGACGGGGCCGAGTCCGATGCGCTTCCGGCGTTCCTCGCCGAGGGCGAGGACACCGAAGCCGCCGGCGCTGACGATCCGCAGCCCGTCGCGGCCGAATGAACCGAGGGCGGGGCGGCTCCAGCCGCCCCGCCGCTCTTTCCCACCAATCTCGATCAACGCCCGGCCATCGCGCCGGGCTTCCTCGTTTCAGGAGCCCAACATGGCTGACTATTTCACGCACTTCTCCTGCCTGCTCGATGTTGGCACGCCCGACAACGCCGCCCGCGCGCTGGATTTGTTCAATGACCTTTGTGCGGAAGGCGCCGCGGAAGACCCGCCCTCCGATGGCTTTCTCCTGTCGCTCGATCCCGCCCACAGAGGCTCGAACCTCTGGATGCGGGACGACGGCACCGGCGATCCGCAATGCGTCATCGACTTCGTCCTGCGCTGCGCCGACGCCTTCGCGCTCACCGGTCGCTGGGGATTTCAATGGGCCAATACCTGCTCGCGTCCGCGGGTGGACGCCTTCGGCGGCGGAGCGCATGTGCTCGATCTCGGACGTCGCGACACGGCAGCATGGATCGGCACGCATGGCTGGCTCGACGATACGATCGAGGGAGGCCGGCCATGAGCATTCCCGACCATGCCCGCGCCAATTTCCAGACGCTGCTGCGCGCCGCCGCCGACGGCAATCTCGCGCTGCTCGAATGCACCGACGCCGCGACGGGCGCCCCGCGTTACGTCGTCTGCGCCGTCGGCCGGGACGGCGAGGAATTCCTCTTCACGCCGTTCGGGCATCTCGCCGAGGGCAACCCCTACGACGCCTATCTGCCGCCCGAGCCGTGAGAGGGAGAGGTTGGCCGGGACGGGTTTGAGCCGGTTCGGTCCGAGAGAGAGCGCCGGCCGGCTCGCCCGTTCCCGTTCTCCCGAGGTTCCCTCCATGACACAGCTCGCTTCGACGGCGGCGCTCGCCAGCGCCGCCCAACCGCTCGCCCCGGCCAATTCCACGCCCGTCCTGGCCGAGGCTGCCCGTCTTCTTCTGCCTAATCTCGAACAGGGTCGCCGCATAGATGCGCCGGCCCTGCGCGCCGCGATGGACACCGCCTTCGGCGGCTCCGACACCGATGGCGCCTGGGACTGGAAGACAGCTTACGATGCCTGCGAGGGCGCGGCGGTCCTGTTCCTGCGCAAATACGGAAAGGCGCTTTTGCGCAAAGCCGGATCTCCGGCCGCCGCGCTCCCGCTGCTCGCAAAGATCGCCGATCTTCTGCCGTCGCACACACGGCGTTCCGAAGAGAGCGAGGCCTTCCAGCAATTCTCGACGCCGCTCGCGCTCGGCTTCGCCGCGGCGACCGCCGCCGCCATCACGGCGGAAGACATCGTGCTGGAGCCGTCCGCCGGCACCGGCCTGCTCGCCGTTCTCGCCGAGATCGCCGGAGGCGCCCTCCGCCTCAACGAACTCGCCGAGACACGCGGCGATCTCCTGTCTTCTTTCTTTCCGGCTCTATCCGTCACGCGCTTCGACGCGGCCCAGATCGATGATCATCTGGACGCCGCTATCGTGCCCAGCGTCGTGCTGATGAACCCGCCATTCTCGGCAATGGCAAACGTGTCGGGACGCATGGCCGACGCCGCCTATCGCCATGTCGCCTCGGCGCTGGCGCGCCTGGCGCCCAGCGGACGGCTCGTCGCCATCACCGGCGCGAGCTTCGCGCCCGATGCGCCCAGATGGCGGGATGCCTTCGTGGGTCTTCAAGGAAGCGGGCGCGTCGCCTTCACAGCCGCCATCGATGGCGCGGTTTACGCGCGGCACGGCACGACCATCGACACGCGATTGACAGTGATCGACAAGATCGCAGCCGACGATCCGACCGTGTTCCCGGCATCGCCCGGCGTTGCCGCCGATGCGGCCACGCTGCTCGCCTGGGTCCGGGCGCTAATGCCGCCGCGTCCGCCCGTGACGCTGCCGACAGGCTCCGTGCATGTGAACCGCCCGGCTCCCCTGAACGGGGCGATCTCCAGGCGGGTCGATACCACGCCGGCGCCGATCCTGTCCGCGCCGGAGGGCGAAGAACTCACCTACGAGACCGTCGATTGGACACCGCCGGAAGGCGCGCGGCTCACCGATGCGCTTTATGAGGCTTACGCGCTTCAGTCGGTCCGTATTCCCGGGTCACAGGCGCATCCGACGAAGCTCGTGCAATCGGCGGCCATGGCCTCGGTCGCCCCGCCAAAGCCGAGCTATCGTCCGCATCTGCCGCCGAACCTCATAGCCGATGGCGTTCTGTCCGACGCCCAGCTCGAAAGCGTGATCTATGCCGGCGAAGCCCATGCCCAGCATCTCGCCGGCGCCTGGACCGTTGATGAGACCTGCGATGTCGTCACCGCGGCCGCCGACGATCACGACGGAGCCGTGCGCTTCCGGCGCGGCTGGTTCCTCGGCGATGGCACAGGCGCCGGCAAGGGCCGCCAGGTCGCCGGCATCCTGCTCGACAACTGGCTCAAGGGCCGCCGCCGCGCGGTCTGGGTGTCCAAATCCGACAAGCTGATCGAGGACGCGCAGCGTGACTGGTCGGCGCTCGGACAGGAACGACTCCTGGTCACGCCGCTCTCGCGCTTTCGCCAGGGCACGCCGATCCGCCTCTCGCAAGGCATCCTTTTTACGACCTACGCCACGCTGCGCTCCGACGAGCGCGGATCGAAGGTTTCGCGCGTCCGGCAGATCGTCGATTGGTTGGGAAAGGACTTCGATGGAGTGATCGTTTTCGACGAAAGCCACGCCATGCAGAATGCCGCCGGATCGAAGGGCGAACGGGGTGACCAGGCCGCCTCGCAGCAGGGCCGCGCCGGGCTTCGCCTGCAGCACGCATTGCCCGATGCGCGCGTGGTCTATGTCTCGGCGACCGGCGCCACCACGGTCCACAACCTCGCCTACGCCCAGCGGCTCGGCCTGTGGGGCGGCGAGGATTTCCCCTTCGCTACCCGCGCCGAATTCGTCGAGGCGATCGAGGATGGTGGGGTCGCGGCGATGGAGGTGCTGGCGCGCGATTTGAAGGCGCTCGGCCTCTATCGGGCCCGGTCGCTCTCCTATGAAGGTGTCGAATACGAGCTGGTCGAGCACCAGCTCACCGGCGAGCAGCGGCGCATCTATGACGCTTATGCCGGTGCGTTCGCGATCATTCACAACAATCTCGACGCAGCCATGCAGGCGACCAACGTCACGGGCAGCGAGGGCACGCTGAACGCGCAGGCCAAGTCCGCCGCCCGCTCGGCCTTCGAGAGCGCCAAGCAGCGCTTCTTCAATCACCTCATCACGGCGATGAAGACGCCCTCGCTGATCCGCGCCATCGACGCCGATCTCGAAGCTGGCCATGCCGCCGTCATCCAGATCGTTTCGACCGGCGAAGCGCTGATGGAGCGGCGGCTCGCCGAAATTCCGACCGAGGACTGGAACGACGTCCAGGTCGACATCACGCCGCGCGAATATGTGCTCGACTATCTGGCGCATTCCTTCCCGGTGCAGCTCTATGAGCCCTTCACCGACAGCGAGGGCAATCTGTGCTCGCGGCCGGTGTTCCGCGACGGCCAGCCCGTCGAGAGCCGTGAAACTGTCGCCCGGCGGGACCGGCTGATCGACAAGCTCGCCTCGCTGCCGCCGGTGCCCGGCGCGCTCGACCAGATAATCCAGCGCTTCGGCACCGATCAGGTGGCCGAGGTGACCGGCCGCTCGCGGCGCATCGTCCGCAAGCCGGGTGCCGGCGCCACGGCCGACCGTCTCGTCGTCGAAGGCCGCGCCGTCGCCGCCAACTTCGCCGAGACCGCCGCCTTCATGGACGACGCCAAGCGCATCCTGGTCTTCTCGGACGCCGGCGGCACCGGGAGGTCCTATCATGCCGACCTCGCGGCAAAGAACCGGCGGCTGCGCGTCCACTATCTGCTGGAGCCGGGCTGGAAGGCCGATGCCGCGATCCAGGGCCTGGGGCGCACCAACCGCACCAACCAGGCGCAACCGCCACTTTTCCGGCCGGTCGCCACCGACGTGAAGGCGGAGAAACGCTTTCTCTCCACGATCGCCCGCCGCCTCGACACGCTCGGTGCCATCACGCGCGGCCAGCGCCAGACCGGCGGTCAGGGCCTGTTCCGCGCCGAGGACAATCTCGAAAGCCCCTATGCGCGCGACGCGCTGCGCCGGCTCTATCTGTTGATCGTCGCCGGCAACGTCGAAGGCTGCTCGCTCCAGACCTTCGAGACGTCGACGGGACTGAAGCTGACGGATGATACCGGCATCAAGGACGATCTGCCGCCGATCACCACCTTCCTCAACCGGCTCCTGGCGCTCACCATCAATCTGCAGAACACCCTGTTCGCGCGCTTCGAGCAGCTTCTCGCGGCGCGGATCGAAGGCGCCATCGCCAGCGGCACCTATGACGTCGGGCTGGAGACACTGCGCGCCGAACGCTTCACCGTTCTCGAGCGCCAGCCCATCCATACCCATGCCGCGACGGGCGCGGTGACGACACTGCTGACCATCGCCCAGCGTGAGCGCAACCGCCCGGTCGCGCTCGATGACGCGCTCGACAATCTGACCGATCCGCGCGCCTGCCCACTGGTCAACGAGCGCTCCGGGCGCGCGGCGGTGCGCGTCCCCACCACCAGCCTCATCAACGATGACGGCTCGGTCGAACGGCGGGTGCGCCTGATCCGGCCGATGGAGGCGACCAACGTGCCGGTTGCCATGATGGGCGACACCCATTGGGTGGAGGCCGACCGCACCACGTTCACCAGAGCCTGGGAGGCGGAAGTCGGATCGGTGCCCGAGTTCACCGACAGCACCATTCACATGGTCGCCGGCCTCCTGTTGCCGATCTGGAAGCGCCTGCCGAACGAGTCGACGCGGGTCTACCGTCTGCAGACCGATCACGGCGAGCGGATCATCGGCCGCAAGGTCTCTCCGGCCTGGGCCGCGACCGCCACCACAACCGGCACGACGGCGCTCGCCCCCGACGATGCCTTCGCCGCGCTGATGGACGGCCGCACGATCCTCGACCTTGCCGAGGGATTGCAGCTTCGCCGCGCCCGCGTCATGGGCGCGAACCGCATCGAGCTCACCGGCTTCGCCGACACGATGCGCGACCGCCTCAAGGCCTATGGCCTGTTTGGCGAGATCATTTCCTGGAAGCTCCGACTGTTCGTCCCGACCGACAACTCCGGCCCCGCGATTCTCGCCAGGCTGCTGGAGCGGTTTCCCATTGAGCGCATCGCCGAGCGGGAGGCTGCATAATGACCCGCTACGCATCCGAACTCGCACACCGTCTCGGCCGGCAGGCCGAGGCGGTATGCCGCGAATACCTGTCTGCCGGACGGCGCGAGGGCCGCTACTGGATGGTCGGTGACGTTCGCAACACGCCGGGACGCTCGATGTTCGTGCGCCTCGTCGGCCCCGAGTCCGGCAAGGGCGCGGCCGGCAAATGGACCGATGCCGCCACCGGCGAGCATGGCGATCTTCTCGATGTCATCCGCGAGAGCTGCGGCCTTGTCGAATTCAAGGACGTTGCCGACGAGGCGCGGCGGTTCCTCGCTCTACCGCATCCCGAACCGGAGTCCGCACCACGATGTGGACGGAAGACACCCGCACCAACAAGTTCGCCGCTCGCAGCCAAGCGGCTGTTCTCAATGGCCCGGCCGATTTCGGGCACGCTTGCTGAATCGTATTTCCGTAATCGCGGCGTTACGGCTTTGCACGGAGCCGGATCGCTGCGATTCCATCCTCGCTGCTACTACCGGCCCGATGAGCATGCGCCGACGGAGACCTGGCCAGCGCTGATCGCCTCCGTCACCGATCTCGATGGACACCAGACCGGCGCACATCGAACCTGGCTCGATCCGAACGGGTTCAGCGAGGCGAGGCTCGGCAAGGCGCCGATCGAGACGCCGCGACGGGCAATGGGCGACCTGCTCGGCAATGCGGTGCGCTTCGGCGTGGCGGACGAGGTCATGGCGGCGGGCGAAGGTATCGAGACCATGCTATCGCTGCGATGCGTCCTGCCCGACATGCCGATGGCGGCAGCGCTTTCAGCCGCCCATCTCGCCGCCCTCGCACTCCCGGTCACGCTGCGCCGTCTCTATATCGTGTGCGATGACGATCCGGCAGGCGAAGAGGCGCGTAACAGCTTGGGCGAACGCGCCGAGGCCGAGGGGATTGAGACGCTGACCGTCGCGCCGATGCTGGGCGATCTCAACGAGGATCTGCGGCTGCGCGGACTGGATGCGCTCACCGCATCGGTTCGGGTCCAACTCGCCCCGCAGGATGTCGCACGCTTTCAGAAGACCATTCAGTTGGCCTGAACGGGAAGCGGCATGGTGAGCGTCGGTGTCACCGTCGTCACACGCGGGCTCTCCCATCGATGTCGCAGAGGGCCGCGCCCCGGCCTTCTTCAGAGGGCGACCGGACGGCAGGCGGCCCGGTCCGGCAATGGCTGCGGCCAACGATTTTCCGGCGGCCCTGCGGGCCTTTCCATCGCGAAGCAAAATCGCCGGCCTCCGCCATCCTCCGCTCCCGCTTCGGCCCGTCCGCTGTCGCTCCCGGATGCAGGCCCGGCCCGCCCGCCGTCTTGCGGCGCCATGAAGGCCGCGGCGGGCGCGGCCAACCGACAAAGGGAGCATCCCCATGGTGCATGAAGACGACGACACCTTCGAGCCCCACCACGAAGCCTCTCCGACCGACCACGCTCTGAGCGAACTGCAGCTCTACGGCTATCGCCACGACGAGAGCACGCCGGACCCGAGACCCGTGCCTGAAGATCGCACCATCGAGGGCGCCGTCTCCGACATCTTCGACGCCCTGATCGCCACGATGGCCGACACAGCGCTCGATTTCGACCTCGACGACCTGCTCTGGTCGACCGTCAACAGCTTTCACCGCGCCGTCGACCGGGTGGAACGCAAGCTCGATGACAACGAGCAGGCGCAGAAGCGCCGGCAGCGCGAACAGGACGGCTCGGAAGTCAAAGCCGTTGAGCTCGAGCGGCTGATCGAGGTCGGCAAGAACCTCATCGAACGCCGCGACAGCCTGGAAGTCTTCCGCGACAGCGCTGCCGAGCACTATCTGCGCACCACCGGCACGCCATGGTCACCGCGAACCGGATCACGGGTCAACCATCGCGCGCTGACGTCGGCCATGATCGACAGCCGCGACTTTATCACCGCCCGCAAACGCGCCGACGCACAAGTGCTCCTGCCCGATGGTCCGAAGGTCGCTCTCACCGGCGGGCTCGACTTCAACGACCACAGGCTGATCTGGGACAAACTCGACCAGGTCCATGCCAAGCACCCCGACATGGTGCTGATGCACGGCAAGTCACCGAAAGGCGCCGAAAAGATCGCCGCCCGCTGGGCCGATCACCGCAACGCGCCGCAGATCGGCTTTGCGCCGGACTGGACGAAGCATGGCCGCGCCGCACCGTTCAAGCGCAACGACCAGATGCTCGATGTCCTTCCCATCGGGGTCATGGTCTTTCCCGGCACCGGCATCCAGGAGAACCTCGCCGACAAGGCCAGGAAGCTCGGCATCCCGGTGTGGCGGTTCGCATGAACCGCTCAGTCTGGTAGCTCAGCGGAACTGAAGCCATCGTACGGGTTCACAGCTCGAATAATTGAACTCTGACCAACGATGCGCGGATGTTCGTCGAGCCGACTGCCTCCAAAGTACGCGGCGTTCTCGCCGATCATCAAACCGTACCGGCGGAGCCGCAATAGGGAGAAGCGCCAAGTTGAAGTCTCGCCCAGCGACGCGATCATGCGTCAAGTTCGATCGCAGCATCAGCGTGAACCGGCGGGTCCTGCAGCCCGAGCTGTCGCGCGATAGCCGGGATCTCTGGGTCCGCGAGAAACCCAGCGTAGTCCTTGTCGTCCCAATCGAAGATCGACCAAACCCGTTGAGCGTCGCCCGGGTCGATGTAGACGCGGGCACTCCGGCATCCGTGCTCCCTACGCTTGTCAGCACCCAAGGTTCGAAAAATCTCCAGAAACCGATCAAGTTCGGTCACTTTAGCTACCGTGACAATCATGATCGTTACTCCTTTCCATGGTGTACACCTGCTCGCAGTCGATCCGTAACGCACACAAGTCCGATAGCAGCTCCAGCATACTGCACATTGACCTCGAAGCAGCCCTTCTACGCTCGAAGGTAAACCGCGACTGTGATATACTTCTGACCGCGCCGTGGTGGTGGTGGAGGCGCGACCGTTCGAACCTCATCTTACGGAGACGCCACCATGATTATTGCAATCCTCGGATCTATCGCTGCGATTGGCGCCATCTGCTGGCTGTTGTTCACGCTTGCCACCTATGCTCTACCTGCGCTCGGCGGCGTGGCAGCCGGAATGTGGGCCTATCAGACCGGCGCGGGCCTGCCGGGCAGCGTCCTTGTCGGACTTGTCGGCGCGAGCCTTGTGCTCGGCATCGCGCAGTTCCTCATCCTGTTCGCACGGCCCATGTGGATGAAACTCGCCGTCGCGCTCGCCTTCGTCGCGCCGGCGGCGATCGCCGGCTTCCACGCCACGCACGGCATCGTCAAACATCTCATGCCGTCGGAAACCTGGCAGACCGTCTTTTCCGTGATCGGCGCGGTGGCGGTCGGTATCACCGCGTTCATGCGCGTGACCTCCATGGCCGCACCCGAACCCGCCGGGCAGAACCCCGCAAGTCTCTGAACGCCGTCGCAGGCCGAGCCGGTACGGGAAGGCCGAGATCTTCCGCCGCGCCCACATCGACGGCTGGGAAGCAGACGCG
Above is a genomic segment from Acuticoccus sediminis containing:
- a CDS encoding DUF6117 family protein, with the translated sequence MSIPDHARANFQTLLRAAADGNLALLECTDAATGAPRYVVCAVGRDGEEFLFTPFGHLAEGNPYDAYLPPEP
- a CDS encoding strawberry notch family protein, producing MTQLASTAALASAAQPLAPANSTPVLAEAARLLLPNLEQGRRIDAPALRAAMDTAFGGSDTDGAWDWKTAYDACEGAAVLFLRKYGKALLRKAGSPAAALPLLAKIADLLPSHTRRSEESEAFQQFSTPLALGFAAATAAAITAEDIVLEPSAGTGLLAVLAEIAGGALRLNELAETRGDLLSSFFPALSVTRFDAAQIDDHLDAAIVPSVVLMNPPFSAMANVSGRMADAAYRHVASALARLAPSGRLVAITGASFAPDAPRWRDAFVGLQGSGRVAFTAAIDGAVYARHGTTIDTRLTVIDKIAADDPTVFPASPGVAADAATLLAWVRALMPPRPPVTLPTGSVHVNRPAPLNGAISRRVDTTPAPILSAPEGEELTYETVDWTPPEGARLTDALYEAYALQSVRIPGSQAHPTKLVQSAAMASVAPPKPSYRPHLPPNLIADGVLSDAQLESVIYAGEAHAQHLAGAWTVDETCDVVTAAADDHDGAVRFRRGWFLGDGTGAGKGRQVAGILLDNWLKGRRRAVWVSKSDKLIEDAQRDWSALGQERLLVTPLSRFRQGTPIRLSQGILFTTYATLRSDERGSKVSRVRQIVDWLGKDFDGVIVFDESHAMQNAAGSKGERGDQAASQQGRAGLRLQHALPDARVVYVSATGATTVHNLAYAQRLGLWGGEDFPFATRAEFVEAIEDGGVAAMEVLARDLKALGLYRARSLSYEGVEYELVEHQLTGEQRRIYDAYAGAFAIIHNNLDAAMQATNVTGSEGTLNAQAKSAARSAFESAKQRFFNHLITAMKTPSLIRAIDADLEAGHAAVIQIVSTGEALMERRLAEIPTEDWNDVQVDITPREYVLDYLAHSFPVQLYEPFTDSEGNLCSRPVFRDGQPVESRETVARRDRLIDKLASLPPVPGALDQIIQRFGTDQVAEVTGRSRRIVRKPGAGATADRLVVEGRAVAANFAETAAFMDDAKRILVFSDAGGTGRSYHADLAAKNRRLRVHYLLEPGWKADAAIQGLGRTNRTNQAQPPLFRPVATDVKAEKRFLSTIARRLDTLGAITRGQRQTGGQGLFRAEDNLESPYARDALRRLYLLIVAGNVEGCSLQTFETSTGLKLTDDTGIKDDLPPITTFLNRLLALTINLQNTLFARFEQLLAARIEGAIASGTYDVGLETLRAERFTVLERQPIHTHAATGAVTTLLTIAQRERNRPVALDDALDNLTDPRACPLVNERSGRAAVRVPTTSLINDDGSVERRVRLIRPMEATNVPVAMMGDTHWVEADRTTFTRAWEAEVGSVPEFTDSTIHMVAGLLLPIWKRLPNESTRVYRLQTDHGERIIGRKVSPAWAATATTTGTTALAPDDAFAALMDGRTILDLAEGLQLRRARVMGANRIELTGFADTMRDRLKAYGLFGEIISWKLRLFVPTDNSGPAILARLLERFPIERIAEREAA
- a CDS encoding DUF7146 domain-containing protein — protein: MTRYASELAHRLGRQAEAVCREYLSAGRREGRYWMVGDVRNTPGRSMFVRLVGPESGKGAAGKWTDAATGEHGDLLDVIRESCGLVEFKDVADEARRFLALPHPEPESAPRCGRKTPAPTSSPLAAKRLFSMARPISGTLAESYFRNRGVTALHGAGSLRFHPRCYYRPDEHAPTETWPALIASVTDLDGHQTGAHRTWLDPNGFSEARLGKAPIETPRRAMGDLLGNAVRFGVADEVMAAGEGIETMLSLRCVLPDMPMAAALSAAHLAALALPVTLRRLYIVCDDDPAGEEARNSLGERAEAEGIETLTVAPMLGDLNEDLRLRGLDALTASVRVQLAPQDVARFQKTIQLA
- a CDS encoding DUF2493 domain-containing protein is translated as MVHEDDDTFEPHHEASPTDHALSELQLYGYRHDESTPDPRPVPEDRTIEGAVSDIFDALIATMADTALDFDLDDLLWSTVNSFHRAVDRVERKLDDNEQAQKRRQREQDGSEVKAVELERLIEVGKNLIERRDSLEVFRDSAAEHYLRTTGTPWSPRTGSRVNHRALTSAMIDSRDFITARKRADAQVLLPDGPKVALTGGLDFNDHRLIWDKLDQVHAKHPDMVLMHGKSPKGAEKIAARWADHRNAPQIGFAPDWTKHGRAAPFKRNDQMLDVLPIGVMVFPGTGIQENLADKARKLGIPVWRFA
- a CDS encoding antibiotic biosynthesis monooxygenase, producing the protein MIVTVAKVTELDRFLEIFRTLGADKRREHGCRSARVYIDPGDAQRVWSIFDWDDKDYAGFLADPEIPAIARQLGLQDPPVHADAAIELDA